In Spirobacillus cienkowskii, a genomic segment contains:
- a CDS encoding TolC family protein, translating into MNLGYRVLKFSILALGFLVNTLLAAQQKIGFLEFINLYETNSLGVKSIKANLQSLDLEHAQAELLTQPQGFVEFSKNNDKSPSLTPDFSGLSRYGSQFRVGLQSQQSFGLKHKLYFITENQGFERAVSLSEQNKNMTRLGVAVELELPIWKNGFGENLKYQKESLLKLAKSQELKNQFELLAKKIDAEKIYIEYAYLQSSMEIQKLLVDQGERLLAWVKRQYKDRLLEEVHVAQAEAALESRKLGMLSKELKQKNILLKLKSLLPEYIEKNFIAENIDEIEKYLFLKNITEERKDILALQESIFAETANIYLQKESLKPELNFNFQFISYKKIHNTDNLTNCQGLTNCSLIGATLSFVVPLDFSTVQLAQNAAQDRIHSLKLNLSQEILNSKSEFEILRQQNDSLDKQILSLKDLIKIHENRLEFERARQRRGRATTFDLINSEQDLSESKDRLVEAKSARLAVLSQYKLYEVLP; encoded by the coding sequence ATGAATTTAGGCTATCGAGTATTAAAATTCTCGATTTTAGCATTAGGTTTTTTAGTCAATACATTATTAGCGGCTCAGCAAAAAATAGGTTTTTTAGAGTTTATAAATTTATATGAAACAAATAGTTTAGGTGTGAAGTCGATTAAAGCTAATTTGCAGAGCTTAGACTTAGAACATGCTCAAGCAGAATTGTTAACACAGCCTCAAGGTTTTGTAGAATTTTCAAAAAATAACGACAAATCACCAAGCTTAACTCCAGATTTTTCTGGACTGTCGCGTTATGGATCTCAATTTAGAGTTGGTTTGCAGTCGCAACAATCGTTTGGCTTAAAACATAAACTTTATTTTATTACTGAAAATCAGGGTTTTGAGCGGGCAGTTTCTCTCTCTGAGCAGAATAAAAATATGACAAGACTTGGAGTTGCTGTTGAGCTTGAATTGCCAATTTGGAAAAATGGGTTTGGTGAAAATTTAAAGTATCAAAAAGAGTCGTTATTGAAGCTTGCTAAATCACAAGAATTAAAAAATCAGTTTGAGCTATTAGCAAAAAAAATAGATGCAGAAAAAATATACATTGAATATGCTTATTTGCAATCGAGTATGGAAATTCAAAAATTATTGGTTGATCAAGGTGAACGGCTTTTAGCATGGGTAAAAAGGCAATACAAAGATCGTTTGTTAGAAGAGGTGCATGTAGCGCAAGCTGAGGCTGCATTAGAATCTAGAAAATTAGGGATGTTATCTAAAGAATTAAAACAAAAAAACATTTTATTAAAATTAAAAAGCCTTTTGCCAGAGTATATTGAGAAAAATTTTATTGCAGAAAATATTGATGAGATAGAAAAATATTTATTTTTAAAAAATATTACAGAAGAAAGAAAAGATATTCTTGCTCTTCAAGAATCAATTTTTGCAGAAACGGCTAATATCTATTTACAAAAAGAATCTCTTAAACCAGAGTTAAACTTTAATTTTCAGTTTATAAGTTACAAAAAAATTCATAACACAGATAATTTAACCAATTGCCAAGGTTTAACGAATTGTAGCTTGATAGGTGCTACATTAAGTTTTGTAGTACCATTAGATTTTTCTACTGTTCAACTAGCTCAAAATGCTGCTCAAGATAGAATTCATTCGTTAAAACTCAATCTTTCCCAAGAAATTTTAAATTCTAAATCTGAATTTGAAATTCTTAGGCAACAAAATGATTCATTAGATAAGCAAATTTTGTCTTTAAAAGATTTAATTAAAATTCATGAAAATAGACTCGAATTTGAGCGTGCTCGTCAACGACGAGGTCGTGCGACAACATTTGATTTGATCAATTCAGAACAAGATTTATCAGAAAGCAAGGATCGATTAGTTGAAGCAAAGTCAGCAAGACTTGCGGTTTTAAGTCAGTATAAACTTTATGAGGTTTTGCCATGA
- a CDS encoding Fic family protein: MNAFVAKPDRSGKYIRQINGYNAFRPNPLPPHPPIVLDEESISLLAEAHQSLGRLDGLAGIIPDPDIFIYAFVRKEALLSSQIEGTQCSLEDVLSDEPPEKDRVDDVEEVSNYVASMKLGLERLVEIPISSRLIKEIHTRLMNGVRGANKIPGEYRTTQNWLGRLGATLETADFIPPPPHEVENCMGELEKFIHYEKNLPLLVKAALIHSQFETIHPFLDGNGRVGRLLITLLLCDWNLLKKPLLYLSYFLKANRTEYYNRLNRIRTHGDYENWIKFFLRGIIETSESAVITAQNIVKLHSSDRMKINDSKPSPIMNQIFDKICRMPIQSVPSLSKSLNTTIPTIQRSINKMVKLGIVKEITGQARYRRFAYVKYLKLLVEGTSQKPG; this comes from the coding sequence ATGAATGCTTTTGTTGCGAAACCCGATCGTTCAGGAAAATATATAAGACAAATTAATGGTTACAATGCTTTTAGACCAAATCCGTTGCCACCCCATCCTCCAATTGTATTAGATGAAGAAAGCATCAGTTTGCTTGCTGAAGCGCATCAGTCTTTGGGAAGGTTGGATGGTTTGGCTGGTATTATTCCCGATCCAGATATTTTTATATATGCGTTTGTCAGAAAAGAAGCTTTGCTAAGCTCTCAAATAGAAGGCACACAGTGTTCGCTTGAGGATGTTTTGTCTGATGAGCCTCCCGAGAAAGACAGAGTTGATGATGTGGAAGAAGTCTCAAATTATGTTGCCTCTATGAAATTAGGGCTAGAGCGTTTAGTTGAAATACCAATATCCTCAAGGCTTATTAAAGAGATTCATACTCGACTTATGAATGGTGTTCGAGGAGCAAACAAAATACCTGGCGAATATCGCACAACACAAAATTGGCTTGGAAGACTGGGTGCAACCCTTGAAACTGCTGATTTTATACCGCCTCCTCCACATGAAGTAGAAAACTGTATGGGTGAGCTAGAAAAGTTTATTCATTATGAAAAAAACTTGCCTTTGCTTGTAAAGGCAGCGCTAATTCATTCTCAGTTCGAAACAATTCACCCGTTTTTAGACGGTAATGGAAGAGTTGGGAGGTTGTTAATTACCCTACTTCTTTGCGATTGGAATTTACTAAAAAAACCTCTTTTATATTTAAGTTATTTTTTAAAAGCTAACCGTACAGAATATTACAATAGATTAAACCGTATTAGAACTCATGGTGATTACGAAAATTGGATTAAATTTTTTCTGCGAGGAATTATTGAAACGTCGGAGTCCGCGGTGATAACAGCTCAAAATATTGTAAAATTACATAGTTCTGATCGTATGAAAATAAATGACTCCAAGCCATCTCCTATTATGAATCAAATATTTGATAAAATATGCCGTATGCCAATTCAAAGTGTGCCCTCACTTTCTAAAAGTCTTAATACCACTATTCCAACAATTCAGCGCTCAATTAATAAAATGGTTAAATTAGGAATAGTGAAAGAGATTACAGGACAAGCACGTTACCGTAGATTTGCATATGTAAAATATTTAAAATTACTAGTTGAGGGAACTTCTCAAAAACCGGGGTAA
- a CDS encoding efflux RND transporter permease subunit codes for MSLPALAVKRPVFISSIILLMLFGGLLSIKNLPVSLFPETNIPYIAISTLYPGAGPKEVELSVSNYLEEELSTVEGVKKINAVSRDSLSVVWVEFKTSVNIDSAEQRVRDKVALARSKMPNEIEPSIIERFNPSNQPVITAFVQSHSMSRTQLTTWTDQNLKPLLARIPKVGRIEILGGQKRQIDIKIDPRKIENYRIPLLQIVENLKGGGTNIPAGSVNNGNDEVGIRVLGQYTTLQDVSEKIITFSNSETPVRVKDFGEVIEGSEKLRSKAYYNGVSGVVVQVYRQSGTNIVSVADSIKKVIVNFTQTNRDNNIPQINIVRDSSKMIRDNIFDVFESILIGILLTIIVVFCFLGSFRSTIITAVAIPNSLLGAFIFMNFSGFSINILTLLALSLCVGLLVDDAIVVRENIFKKIEEGHYPNDAAVIGANEVAMAVVAVTLAVVSMFGPVAFLQGVTGQFFREFGLVVCFAVLISLYDAMAVAPMLSAYMGKAKEQLHNSQKNILAKFFKIIEGAQAKLEQFYEIFLLKSLKRPILTIFCVVILAVSISFTASRLPSGFLPTDESQEFLVRIEMPSGTNLETTEKTALQVDNLLKNKSFIEYTVLTIGNAQQEINKADIFVMLKSSKERSRIKPSLLREQLRTEFAKYEHLPKGAEIRVMQNDISGAGQRPFNLLIQTKSSADLEKVARPVFAKLKSNSALISPDLELKGGSQEIQIKLQEKESQHLGITPGNAGMELRARIEGLEIGKLSEKGFEYPIKVIAFDSADLWLKQNQPILVPNLNMTPVDLRKAAAFTVSQSSAKIERVNRAYSARITADLAGNANLGEIMEFIDAAVKESSQGLKDVNVLYEGDAESYEEMADSMSLAFLSGIVLLFLVLSSLYESFLLSFLNIITLPFAISGAFLSLWIFGEGVNIFSVIGILLLLGVATKNSILLIDTAQERLKLNNKETENDDGQKIVAAAVRRLRPILMTSLALIAGAIPIAIGLNEASAQRTGMGVAIVGGTVTSTLFTLVLIPSIIMLVEKIQKKLFNFRNSNN; via the coding sequence ATGAGCTTGCCAGCACTTGCCGTAAAAAGACCCGTTTTTATTAGCAGTATAATTTTACTTATGCTTTTTGGTGGTTTGTTAAGTATTAAAAATTTACCTGTTAGTTTATTTCCAGAAACAAATATTCCTTATATTGCAATTTCAACTTTATATCCCGGTGCTGGCCCTAAAGAAGTTGAGCTATCTGTTTCAAATTATCTCGAAGAAGAGCTTTCTACTGTCGAAGGTGTAAAAAAAATCAATGCCGTAAGCCGTGATTCGCTTTCTGTCGTTTGGGTAGAATTTAAAACGAGTGTCAATATTGATTCTGCAGAACAACGGGTTCGTGATAAAGTAGCTCTTGCTCGAAGTAAAATGCCAAACGAAATAGAACCTTCAATTATTGAACGCTTTAATCCTTCAAACCAGCCCGTCATTACAGCATTTGTGCAGTCTCATTCAATGAGTCGAACACAGCTCACAACTTGGACCGATCAAAACTTAAAACCTTTGTTAGCCCGTATTCCAAAAGTTGGACGTATTGAGATTTTAGGTGGGCAAAAAAGACAAATTGATATTAAAATTGATCCACGAAAAATTGAAAATTACAGAATACCCTTATTGCAAATTGTTGAAAATTTAAAAGGTGGTGGCACCAATATTCCTGCAGGGAGTGTAAATAATGGCAACGATGAAGTTGGGATTCGAGTTCTAGGTCAATATACAACGTTACAAGATGTTAGTGAAAAAATTATAACATTTAGCAATAGCGAGACCCCAGTTAGAGTTAAAGATTTTGGAGAAGTCATTGAAGGGTCAGAAAAACTACGTTCAAAAGCTTATTATAACGGTGTGTCTGGTGTGGTTGTTCAGGTTTATCGTCAATCGGGGACCAATATTGTTTCGGTCGCAGATTCTATAAAAAAAGTTATTGTAAATTTTACCCAAACCAACAGAGACAATAACATACCACAAATCAATATAGTTCGTGATAGTTCAAAAATGATTAGAGATAATATTTTTGATGTATTTGAATCAATTTTAATTGGTATTTTATTGACAATTATTGTTGTGTTTTGTTTTCTAGGATCATTTCGTTCAACAATAATTACAGCCGTGGCAATTCCTAATTCATTGCTCGGTGCTTTTATATTTATGAATTTTTCAGGTTTTTCAATTAATATTCTTACATTATTGGCGTTGTCTTTGTGCGTTGGATTGTTGGTTGATGATGCAATTGTTGTTCGAGAAAATATTTTTAAAAAAATTGAAGAAGGACATTATCCTAATGATGCTGCTGTGATTGGAGCCAATGAAGTGGCTATGGCAGTAGTCGCTGTTACGTTAGCTGTGGTTTCGATGTTTGGACCTGTGGCTTTTTTACAGGGAGTAACAGGTCAATTTTTTAGAGAGTTTGGGCTCGTTGTCTGTTTTGCTGTATTGATTTCGCTTTATGATGCCATGGCTGTGGCACCAATGCTGTCGGCTTATATGGGGAAGGCAAAAGAGCAATTGCACAATTCGCAAAAAAATATTCTTGCAAAATTTTTTAAGATTATTGAAGGGGCGCAAGCGAAATTGGAGCAATTTTATGAGATTTTTTTATTAAAATCTTTAAAAAGGCCAATTCTAACTATTTTTTGCGTTGTTATTCTTGCTGTTTCTATAAGTTTTACGGCATCTAGGCTGCCTTCGGGATTTTTGCCAACGGATGAGTCGCAAGAATTTTTAGTGAGAATCGAAATGCCTTCGGGAACTAATCTAGAAACCACAGAAAAAACGGCTCTTCAAGTAGACAATCTTTTAAAAAACAAATCATTTATTGAATATACCGTGTTAACCATTGGCAATGCGCAGCAAGAAATCAATAAAGCAGATATTTTTGTGATGCTCAAATCCTCAAAAGAGCGTTCTCGCATTAAGCCAAGTTTACTTCGCGAGCAGTTGCGTACAGAGTTTGCAAAATATGAACACTTGCCCAAAGGAGCAGAAATTAGAGTGATGCAAAATGACATTTCTGGCGCAGGTCAAAGACCCTTTAACTTACTCATTCAAACCAAATCGAGCGCAGATTTGGAAAAGGTTGCAAGACCAGTATTCGCAAAGCTTAAAAGCAATTCAGCATTAATTTCTCCTGATTTAGAACTAAAAGGCGGTTCTCAAGAAATTCAAATAAAGTTACAAGAAAAAGAGTCGCAGCATTTAGGAATTACACCCGGTAATGCAGGAATGGAGCTACGTGCGCGTATTGAAGGTCTTGAAATTGGGAAATTGAGTGAAAAAGGATTTGAATATCCCATTAAAGTCATTGCTTTTGATTCTGCAGACCTTTGGCTGAAACAAAATCAACCAATACTTGTGCCTAATTTAAATATGACTCCAGTTGATTTAAGAAAAGCCGCTGCTTTTACAGTGTCGCAGTCATCCGCCAAAATTGAAAGAGTGAATAGAGCGTATTCTGCAAGAATTACAGCTGATTTAGCAGGTAATGCAAACTTAGGTGAAATTATGGAATTCATTGATGCAGCTGTGAAAGAAAGTAGCCAGGGACTAAAAGATGTGAATGTACTCTATGAAGGGGATGCGGAAAGTTATGAAGAGATGGCTGACAGTATGTCTTTGGCATTTTTATCAGGTATTGTTTTATTATTTTTAGTTTTATCGAGCCTGTATGAATCGTTTTTATTAAGTTTCTTAAATATTATCACTCTGCCGTTTGCGATTTCTGGAGCATTTTTATCGTTATGGATTTTTGGTGAAGGGGTTAATATTTTTTCAGTCATTGGTATTTTATTATTATTGGGAGTTGCAACTAAAAATTCAATACTATTAATTGATACTGCACAAGAAAGGCTAAAATTAAATAATAAAGAAACAGAAAATGATGATGGGCAAAAAATTGTAGCTGCTGCAGTTAGAAGACTAAGACCTATTTTAATGACAAGTTTAGCGTTAATTGCAGGCGCTATTCCTATTGCCATTGGTTTAAATGAAGCTTCTGCGCAAAGAACTGGAATGGGAGTTGCCATAGTGGGCGGAACAGTGACTTCAACCTTATTTACTTTGGTTCTTATCCCTTCTATTATCATGTTGGTCGAAAAAATTCAAAAAAAATTATTTAATTTTAGAAACTCAAATAACTAA
- a CDS encoding DUF2779 domain-containing protein, translating into MSNRLLTKSRFKVGCECATKLFYLDNTDYGSTKNKNSFLKALAEGGFQVGELAKIYHPNGIEVKTKDKAKALQETDELLKRDKVVIFEPAFQFENLFIRVDILIKNGNYLEIIEVKAKSMNPAVSNHFYTKSSIKKGKPKISSEWEAYLLDVAFQKLVLTQAMPEFKVTSFLMLADKSQFASIHGLNQKFFLCKDSCDNSISVKVAPDTSQETVGTPLLKKIQVDDEVKLLWNMKYPENRTFLEHVIFLSRVCSTNEFVQPVLSVTCKKCEFKIGKKEKLQNLKSGFENCWIKAGAITPSEIAKPLVLDIWNFRGVTDLIKDQKYFMENLTQKDFAVRSNSSTAEGLSSAERQWLQVKKVQTQDQTPFVNLQGLAQQFASWTFPLHFIDFETTMVAIPFNKGRKPYEQVAFQFSHHIVYQNGHIEHKDQYLNQERGVFPNFNFLRALKKALETDQGTVFRYAAHENTVLCQIREQLLRTPENIADRTELIAFIESLTISTNDSVQNWQGKRSMVDLCELVKRYYYHPLTNGCNSIKHVLPAILNDSLFLQQRYAAPHYGSSQFPSKNFCNWSWIKKDQHGKVLDPYKCLPPLFSDFSECDFDNFNTLFTEGSINDGGAAMTAYARMQFTQMTNTEVINVTQALLKYCELDTLAMVMIYEYWANLLEQAGLLKDVV; encoded by the coding sequence ATGTCTAATAGGTTGCTCACCAAATCGCGTTTTAAGGTTGGTTGCGAATGCGCAACAAAACTTTTTTATTTGGATAACACTGATTATGGCAGCACTAAAAATAAAAATTCATTTTTAAAGGCACTGGCTGAGGGCGGTTTTCAGGTTGGTGAACTTGCGAAAATCTATCATCCAAACGGTATTGAAGTTAAAACCAAAGATAAAGCAAAGGCTTTGCAAGAAACTGATGAACTTTTAAAACGCGATAAAGTTGTTATTTTTGAACCAGCATTTCAGTTTGAAAATTTATTCATTCGTGTAGATATATTAATTAAAAATGGCAACTATCTTGAGATCATTGAAGTTAAAGCAAAAAGTATGAATCCTGCTGTATCAAATCATTTTTATACCAAATCAAGCATAAAAAAAGGCAAACCAAAAATTTCTTCGGAATGGGAAGCGTATTTATTGGATGTTGCTTTTCAAAAGCTCGTGCTCACCCAAGCAATGCCAGAGTTTAAAGTTACAAGTTTTTTAATGCTTGCTGATAAATCGCAATTCGCAAGCATTCATGGTTTAAATCAAAAATTTTTTCTTTGTAAAGATAGTTGTGACAATAGTATTTCAGTTAAAGTTGCTCCTGATACCTCGCAGGAAACAGTAGGCACGCCTCTATTAAAAAAAATTCAAGTTGATGATGAAGTAAAATTATTATGGAACATGAAATACCCAGAAAATAGAACCTTTTTAGAGCATGTTATATTTCTTTCTCGTGTATGCAGCACCAATGAGTTTGTTCAACCAGTTCTTTCTGTCACATGCAAAAAGTGTGAATTTAAAATTGGAAAGAAAGAAAAATTACAAAATCTTAAAAGTGGTTTTGAAAACTGTTGGATTAAAGCTGGAGCAATCACACCAAGCGAAATCGCAAAACCCCTTGTGCTTGATATTTGGAATTTTAGAGGCGTGACTGATTTAATTAAAGATCAGAAATATTTTATGGAAAATCTTACTCAAAAAGATTTTGCGGTGCGTTCAAACTCTTCAACAGCAGAAGGCCTTTCAAGTGCCGAGCGACAGTGGCTGCAAGTTAAAAAAGTACAAACTCAAGATCAAACTCCTTTTGTTAATTTACAAGGCCTCGCTCAGCAATTTGCAAGCTGGACTTTTCCGCTGCATTTTATTGATTTTGAAACCACTATGGTTGCCATTCCGTTTAACAAAGGGCGCAAACCCTATGAACAAGTTGCGTTTCAATTTTCGCATCATATTGTGTATCAAAACGGCCACATAGAGCATAAAGATCAATATCTCAATCAAGAGCGCGGCGTTTTTCCTAATTTTAATTTTTTAAGGGCGTTAAAAAAAGCGTTAGAAACTGATCAAGGCACAGTGTTTCGTTATGCTGCTCACGAAAATACTGTTCTTTGTCAAATTCGCGAGCAGTTATTAAGAACTCCAGAAAACATTGCAGACCGTACTGAACTCATTGCTTTTATAGAATCACTCACAATTTCAACCAACGATTCAGTGCAAAATTGGCAAGGGAAGCGCTCTATGGTTGATCTGTGCGAACTTGTAAAGCGTTATTATTATCATCCTCTTACAAACGGCTGCAACTCAATTAAACATGTTTTGCCCGCAATTTTAAATGACTCTCTGTTTCTTCAACAACGTTACGCGGCACCTCATTATGGCTCTAGCCAGTTTCCAAGTAAAAATTTTTGCAATTGGTCGTGGATTAAAAAAGATCAACATGGCAAAGTGTTAGACCCCTATAAATGTTTACCGCCCCTATTTAGCGATTTTAGCGAATGCGATTTTGATAATTTCAATACACTTTTTACAGAAGGTAGCATTAACGATGGAGGAGCTGCCATGACAGCTTATGCTCGCATGCAATTTACTCAAATGACAAACACAGAAGTTATCAACGTAACACAAGCACTGCTTAAATATTGCGAACTTGATACCCTTGCCATGGTGATGATTTACGAATATTGGGCAAATTTATTAGAGCAAGCAGGATTGTTAAAGGATGTTGTGTGA
- a CDS encoding DUF423 domain-containing protein yields the protein MLIPKIFSLLGFLGVAFGAFGAHLIKYRVSSEHLENWKTATFYLFVHAIVGFIAFNCTKKHRSQYCFISGILIFCGSLYLLVLLNKPILGAVTPIGGGLFLLGWLFLLLDFSKEPNSIIRK from the coding sequence ATGTTAATCCCCAAAATATTTTCGTTACTTGGATTTTTAGGCGTTGCTTTCGGTGCTTTTGGAGCTCATTTGATTAAATATAGAGTTTCAAGTGAACATTTAGAAAACTGGAAAACAGCGACATTTTATTTGTTTGTGCATGCTATTGTTGGTTTTATTGCGTTTAATTGTACTAAAAAACATAGGTCACAATATTGTTTTATTAGTGGAATTTTAATTTTTTGTGGTTCGTTGTATTTGTTGGTTTTATTAAATAAACCCATTTTAGGTGCTGTCACTCCAATTGGAGGGGGGTTATTTTTACTTGGATGGTTATTTCTTTTGCTAGACTTTTCAAAAGAACCAAATAGCATTATAAGAAAGTAA
- a CDS encoding DUF2905 domain-containing protein, translating into MSKFFIILGVIFILIGVFWPLLKKINFGQLPGDIIIKGENTTFYFPIVTSIIISIILSLILWFFNKK; encoded by the coding sequence ATGTCTAAGTTTTTTATAATTTTAGGAGTTATATTTATATTAATTGGAGTATTTTGGCCTTTACTCAAAAAAATAAATTTTGGGCAACTTCCAGGAGATATCATTATTAAAGGCGAAAATACAACTTTTTACTTTCCTATTGTTACTTCAATTATAATTAGTATAATATTAAGCTTAATTCTTTGGTTTTTTAATAAAAAATAA
- a CDS encoding ParA family protein yields the protein MSDKKAKRIGATKANISSSLTTTYLKPKKVRIISVCNQKGGCGKTTTVINVAAGLAKLGQRVLVVDLDSQSNATTGLGIDINQVEKSVFELLVEPKKTNIEDVILETQYENLHIAPASIHLSEFESRMAGEIGRENRLKKALSALHELYDFIILDTPPSLGLLSVNALNAATEVLISLQAHPFAFDGLNLLLETISLIQEELNPKLKITGLVVTMFDSRTKLSREIIDKVAAIETLKNCVFKTSIRQNVKLAEAVKARKSVLAYDPSCTGAEDYLALSKEICLQNTTPFHNEHVKIVASDDKMLEI from the coding sequence ATGTCTGATAAAAAAGCAAAACGTATTGGTGCAACAAAAGCTAATATTTCAAGTTCATTAACAACAACTTATCTAAAGCCTAAAAAAGTTCGTATAATATCTGTTTGTAATCAAAAGGGTGGTTGCGGAAAAACAACCACTGTGATTAACGTGGCAGCAGGACTTGCAAAACTTGGACAAAGAGTTTTGGTTGTTGATCTCGATTCACAATCTAATGCCACAACAGGTTTGGGTATTGATATCAATCAAGTTGAAAAAAGTGTGTTTGAACTTTTAGTAGAACCTAAAAAAACCAACATTGAAGATGTGATTTTAGAAACACAATACGAAAATCTTCATATCGCTCCTGCTTCTATTCATTTATCAGAATTTGAAAGTAGAATGGCTGGCGAAATTGGTAGAGAAAACAGATTAAAAAAAGCACTTTCAGCGCTCCATGAGTTGTATGATTTCATAATTTTAGATACACCTCCAAGTCTTGGCTTATTGAGCGTCAATGCTCTAAATGCTGCAACCGAAGTATTAATTTCTCTTCAAGCACATCCTTTTGCATTTGATGGTTTAAATTTATTATTAGAAACTATTAGTCTCATACAAGAAGAGTTAAATCCAAAACTCAAAATAACAGGACTCGTCGTCACAATGTTTGACTCTCGCACCAAGCTTTCGCGAGAAATCATTGATAAAGTTGCAGCAATTGAAACTCTCAAAAATTGTGTGTTTAAAACAAGTATTCGTCAAAATGTAAAACTCGCAGAAGCGGTTAAAGCTCGTAAGTCTGTTTTGGCATACGATCCATCATGTACCGGAGCAGAAGACTACTTGGCACTCAGCAAAGAAATTTGTTTGCAAAATACAACTCCCTTTCATAATGAGCACGTTAAAATTGTAGCTTCAGATGATAAAATGTTAGAGATATGA